One window from the genome of Variovorax sp. PAMC26660 encodes:
- a CDS encoding aspartate/glutamate racemase family protein, translating into MKVAGLIGGVAWPSTLSYYRLLNEHIQRELGGLHSARCVIVSLDFAGIHAAMAAGRPDDARAQMETAARQARAAGAELIAILANTGHFAADAVRAAAGVPLVHVARETGDAVAALHPSMRRLGLLATSFALDAPFFGQMLREGAGFELVLPDAAQRRALDAAIFGSLARGEVDRADAAVVSALCNALVARGAEGIVLGCTELSAMWPWIACSAPIFDSTDIHARAIAREMTRS; encoded by the coding sequence ATGAAAGTCGCGGGCCTGATCGGAGGCGTCGCGTGGCCATCCACGCTCAGCTACTACCGTTTGTTGAACGAACACATCCAGCGCGAACTTGGCGGCCTGCATTCGGCCCGCTGCGTGATCGTGAGCCTGGACTTCGCTGGCATCCATGCCGCCATGGCAGCGGGGCGCCCCGACGATGCACGCGCGCAGATGGAAACCGCCGCACGGCAGGCGCGCGCCGCGGGCGCGGAGCTCATCGCGATTCTTGCGAACACCGGCCACTTCGCCGCCGATGCGGTGCGGGCCGCAGCGGGTGTGCCGCTGGTGCACGTGGCGCGCGAAACCGGCGATGCCGTGGCCGCCCTGCATCCGTCGATGCGCCGCCTCGGCCTGCTGGCGACGAGCTTTGCGCTCGACGCGCCGTTCTTCGGCCAGATGCTGAGGGAGGGCGCGGGCTTCGAGCTGGTGCTGCCCGATGCGGCACAGCGGCGCGCGCTCGATGCGGCGATCTTCGGGTCGCTGGCACGGGGCGAAGTCGACCGCGCCGATGCCGCCGTGGTCTCGGCGCTGTGCAACGCGCTCGTGGCACGGGGCGCCGAAGGCATCGTGCTGGGCTGTACCGAACTGAGCGCCATGTGGCCCTGGATTGCGTGCTCCGCACCCATCTTCGATTCCACCGACATCCACGCCCGCGCCATCGCGCGCGAGATGACCCGGTCCTGA
- a CDS encoding 4'-phosphopantetheinyl transferase family protein yields the protein MPSAASLLPLPAGDIHLWFCFHGKSGSPALNEACRALLTPDELSKQDRFHFASDRYRYLLTRALVRSVLSRYAPVHAQAWRFALGPFGRPRVETPIVEEGHGLDFNLSHADGLIVLALARHIDLGVDAENVGRKAALDVADHFFSPVEAKALGALPPALQSERFFELWTLKESYIKARGMGLQIPLDSFSFALDENDCTIEFALADSSDDAAQRWHFWQFQPTPEHLVALCAAPEKSTTTRIVCREVAPLQWERPLEVRATRESAPI from the coding sequence ATGCCAAGCGCCGCCTCTCTGCTTCCCTTGCCCGCGGGCGACATTCACCTCTGGTTCTGCTTTCACGGCAAGTCCGGCAGCCCTGCGTTGAACGAGGCCTGTCGCGCGTTGTTGACGCCCGACGAGCTGTCGAAGCAAGACCGTTTCCACTTCGCGAGCGACCGTTATCGCTACCTGCTGACGCGAGCATTGGTGCGCTCGGTGCTGTCGCGCTATGCGCCGGTGCACGCACAAGCCTGGCGTTTCGCCCTCGGCCCTTTCGGACGTCCTCGCGTCGAGACGCCCATCGTCGAAGAAGGCCACGGCCTGGACTTCAACCTGAGCCACGCCGACGGCCTCATCGTGCTGGCGCTCGCGCGACATATCGACCTGGGCGTCGATGCCGAAAACGTCGGACGCAAGGCGGCGCTCGATGTTGCCGATCACTTCTTCTCGCCCGTCGAAGCAAAAGCATTGGGCGCACTGCCACCCGCTCTCCAGTCCGAACGCTTCTTCGAGCTGTGGACATTGAAAGAGAGCTACATCAAGGCACGCGGCATGGGCTTGCAGATCCCGCTCGACAGCTTCAGCTTCGCGCTGGACGAGAACGACTGCACCATCGAATTCGCGCTCGCAGATTCGAGCGATGACGCGGCGCAACGCTGGCATTTCTGGCAATTCCAGCCGACCCCCGAGCACTTGGTGGCCCTGTGCGCTGCGCCGGAAAAATCGACCACCACACGCATCGTGTGCCGTGAGGTCGCACCGCTGCAATGGGAGAGGCCATTGGAGGTTCGCGCGACCCGCGAAAGCGCGCCCATCTAA
- a CDS encoding roadblock/LC7 domain-containing protein, which produces MNITPKIKLAAESAIDTLMREIKGVKAVVISTEDGLELAARVENTAQVARLSAIASSLAALGAVAGEESHLGDCDNVTIEATHGHILMLQARHPEVTLIVSVVAGRDAIIGQVLYFAKQATLSLQNA; this is translated from the coding sequence ATGAACATAACTCCAAAAATCAAGCTCGCCGCCGAATCCGCCATCGACACGCTGATGCGTGAGATCAAGGGCGTGAAGGCCGTGGTCATTTCAACGGAAGACGGCCTCGAACTGGCCGCTCGCGTGGAGAACACCGCGCAGGTGGCGCGCCTGTCCGCCATCGCCAGTTCGCTGGCGGCACTGGGTGCCGTCGCGGGCGAAGAGAGCCATCTGGGTGACTGCGACAACGTGACCATCGAGGCCACCCACGGCCACATCCTGATGCTGCAGGCCCGCCATCCCGAGGTCACGCTGATCGTGAGCGTGGTCGCGGGCCGCGACGCGATCATCGGCCAGGTCCTTTACTTCGCGAAGCAGGCGACGCTGTCGCTGCAGAACGCCTGA
- a CDS encoding GTP-binding protein produces the protein MTVEHKILFTGTMGAGKTTAIAAVSEIPPVSTDVRNNDASVAKATTTVGLDYGELTLDNGEKLRLYGTPGQMRFDFMWRILGRGALGVVILIDNSRPDPLADLDIYLDGFADLIAQTSCVVAVGRMEAHPKPGIDAYARHLEIKGVLCPVLPANVTDPPQVVQLLELLLLQLET, from the coding sequence ATGACAGTCGAACACAAGATCCTCTTCACCGGCACCATGGGCGCCGGCAAGACCACCGCCATCGCGGCCGTGAGCGAGATACCACCGGTCAGCACCGACGTGCGCAACAACGACGCTTCCGTCGCCAAGGCCACCACCACCGTCGGACTCGACTACGGCGAACTCACGCTCGACAACGGCGAGAAGCTGCGCCTGTACGGCACGCCCGGCCAGATGCGCTTCGACTTCATGTGGCGCATCCTGGGTCGCGGCGCGCTCGGCGTGGTGATCCTGATCGACAACAGCCGGCCGGACCCGCTGGCCGATCTCGACATCTACCTCGACGGCTTTGCCGACCTGATTGCACAGACCTCCTGCGTGGTGGCGGTGGGCCGCATGGAAGCGCATCCGAAACCGGGCATCGATGCCTACGCCCGGCACCTGGAGATCAAGGGCGTGCTGTGCCCGGTGCTGCCGGCCAACGTCACCGACCCGCCACAAGTCGTCCAGTTGCTGGAGCTGCTGCTGCTCCAACTCGAAACCTGA
- a CDS encoding YSC84-related protein encodes MNTMNLRTLALSSAVVIGSIAFVGCTTTRPQDQASSTSSRTSIDAQVDASLSKLYDSVRGSRELVAKSSGVLVFPAVVGASMGVGAEYGRGALRVNGRTQSYYSTTAGSIGFQAGAQSKAVIYLFTTQAALDKFRNSKGWTAGADATVAVATIGANGNVDTNTIRQPVVGFVMTNVGLEAGVSLSGAKISEIQL; translated from the coding sequence ATGAACACCATGAACCTCCGCACGCTTGCGCTCTCGTCCGCCGTTGTGATCGGCAGCATTGCTTTTGTCGGCTGCACCACCACGCGGCCGCAGGATCAGGCGAGCAGCACGTCTTCGCGCACATCCATCGACGCGCAGGTCGACGCGTCTTTGTCCAAGCTGTATGACTCGGTGCGCGGATCGCGCGAGCTGGTCGCCAAGTCGAGCGGCGTGCTGGTGTTTCCCGCCGTCGTCGGGGCTAGCATGGGTGTGGGCGCCGAATATGGTCGCGGCGCGTTGCGCGTGAACGGCCGCACGCAGTCGTACTACAGCACCACCGCAGGCTCGATCGGCTTCCAGGCCGGCGCGCAATCGAAGGCGGTGATCTACCTGTTCACCACGCAGGCGGCGCTGGACAAGTTCCGCAACAGCAAGGGCTGGACGGCCGGCGCGGATGCGACAGTGGCTGTCGCGACCATCGGTGCCAATGGCAATGTCGACACCAACACGATCCGCCAACCGGTGGTGGGCTTCGTGATGACCAACGTGGGTCTGGAAGCCGGCGTCTCGCTGTCGGGCGCGAAGATCAGCGAGATCCAGCTCTAA
- a CDS encoding Rid family hydrolase, with product MQIADFPLPFVNAPYSRAMFDDEWIFVSGTIGMDYDTQKLAVSAEDQTRLMVRNIAKYLQACGGQLEQIVNYTLIVAGTEHLGAVVTTLSEVLPCKPTGTAMLAGIAVPEAWVEMQVIARKSQPVSGGRS from the coding sequence ATGCAGATCGCCGATTTTCCGTTGCCCTTTGTCAATGCGCCCTACAGCCGCGCGATGTTCGACGACGAATGGATCTTCGTCTCGGGCACCATCGGCATGGACTACGACACGCAGAAGCTCGCGGTCAGCGCCGAAGACCAGACCCGCCTGATGGTGCGCAACATCGCCAAGTACCTGCAGGCCTGCGGCGGACAGCTGGAGCAGATCGTCAACTACACGCTGATCGTCGCGGGGACCGAGCATCTGGGCGCGGTGGTGACGACGCTGTCCGAGGTGCTGCCCTGCAAGCCGACCGGCACGGCCATGCTGGCCGGCATCGCCGTGCCCGAAGCGTGGGTGGAAATGCAGGTGATTGCGCGCAAGAGCCAACCGGTGAGTGGCGGGCGGTCATGA
- a CDS encoding sigma-70 family RNA polymerase sigma factor translates to MPVHSSEPSLGEVFIANRPQLWRVARKIVNTADLADDVVQDAYLKIVDGPCVRHADRPIGYCCQVVRNMALDYCRRHRVEASYRTFDVDVELLDVPGAATPDRMMCERQVITAIDKVLCGLAPRTRLVFELYRLEGLTQREIAARLGCALGLVNGLIAEAATAIKSCGHLLLESDGR, encoded by the coding sequence ATGCCAGTGCATTCGTCCGAGCCTTCGCTCGGGGAGGTATTCATCGCCAACCGGCCCCAGCTCTGGCGCGTGGCCCGGAAGATCGTCAACACGGCGGACCTGGCCGACGATGTCGTGCAAGACGCCTACCTGAAGATCGTCGATGGCCCCTGCGTCCGGCATGCCGACCGTCCCATCGGCTATTGCTGCCAGGTGGTGCGCAACATGGCGCTGGACTACTGTCGCCGTCACCGCGTCGAAGCCAGCTATCGCACCTTCGACGTGGACGTGGAACTGCTCGACGTGCCGGGCGCCGCCACGCCTGACCGCATGATGTGCGAGCGCCAGGTCATTACCGCAATCGACAAGGTCCTCTGCGGGCTCGCCCCGAGAACGCGGCTGGTGTTCGAGCTCTACCGCCTCGAAGGCCTGACACAGCGCGAAATCGCCGCGCGTCTGGGTTGCGCGCTGGGCCTCGTGAACGGCCTGATCGCCGAGGCCGCGACGGCCATCAAGTCCTGCGGCCATCTGCTGCTCGAAAGCGACGGGCGTTAG
- a CDS encoding helix-turn-helix transcriptional regulator: MPIQPLTVPIQPSPFVAALREDDFNAALIRLPADRPLALPALHDGASREVRWPRDGGRILRLRTAPWEGASALYFDFRLNDDLHVQLPPGDELLLTFFLSGHVTGEIGSAQGRPLDFRVDRALLRTPNRDGGYLIHIPGACRNNFVQFRLRRELLPRWLHALGVRLPARQMSELVDRDDGRVLCNAALTPRVRDCLARISDEPTNRPAFVPLFHARATELLTCVLLDLNQLLRPARSSNGDGSAAAASTVRRLRALLGDAPARTWTVDELAHRLGLRAVRLQAHVREAEGTTVYGLLMAERMALAARLLRDTQLSVQAIAAEAGWACHSRFTAAFRRHHSVTPREYRLRQAPAVNAGA; this comes from the coding sequence ATGCCGATCCAACCGCTGACTGTGCCGATCCAGCCCTCCCCGTTCGTCGCCGCGCTGCGCGAAGACGACTTCAATGCCGCACTGATCCGACTGCCCGCCGATCGCCCGCTTGCGCTGCCGGCCCTGCACGACGGCGCCAGCCGCGAGGTGCGCTGGCCTCGCGACGGCGGCCGCATCCTGCGGCTGCGCACTGCGCCGTGGGAAGGCGCCAGCGCGCTGTACTTCGACTTTCGCCTCAACGACGACCTGCATGTGCAGCTCCCGCCGGGCGACGAACTGCTGCTGACCTTCTTTCTCTCGGGCCATGTCACGGGCGAGATCGGCAGCGCGCAGGGCCGGCCGCTGGACTTTCGCGTCGACCGTGCCTTGCTGCGCACGCCGAACCGCGACGGCGGCTACCTCATTCATATTCCCGGCGCCTGCCGCAACAATTTCGTGCAGTTCCGCCTGCGGCGTGAACTGCTGCCGCGCTGGTTGCATGCACTGGGCGTGCGGCTGCCCGCACGGCAGATGAGCGAACTGGTCGACCGCGACGACGGCCGCGTGCTGTGCAACGCGGCGCTCACACCGCGCGTGCGCGACTGCCTGGCGCGCATCAGCGACGAACCCACCAACCGCCCTGCTTTCGTGCCGCTGTTCCATGCGCGCGCCACCGAACTGCTGACCTGCGTATTGCTCGACCTCAACCAGTTGCTGCGTCCCGCGCGCTCGAGCAACGGCGATGGCAGCGCCGCGGCCGCCAGCACGGTGCGCAGGCTGCGCGCGCTGCTCGGCGATGCTCCTGCGCGCACATGGACCGTCGATGAACTTGCACATCGGCTCGGCCTGCGCGCCGTCAGGCTGCAGGCGCATGTGCGAGAGGCCGAAGGCACGACCGTCTACGGCCTTCTGATGGCCGAGCGGATGGCGCTGGCAGCGCGCCTGCTGCGCGACACGCAACTCAGCGTGCAGGCCATTGCGGCCGAGGCGGGATGGGCCTGCCACAGTCGCTTTACCGCTGCATTCCGCCGGCACCACAGCGTGACACCGCGTGAGTACCGGCTGCGGCAAGCGCCGGCGGTCAACGCCGGAGCCTGA
- a CDS encoding DUF418 domain-containing protein, with product MTPNPTRLPRYSTAGGSLTRSGAEPTRALTSPATGVRRLELLDALRGFALFGVLMANLRSFSLFEFLTPADRSGLPTAAWDRAIEMAMELLVDARSITLFSLLFGVGFAMQMRRSTDTADGTRRYVRRMLILLAIGLVHAWLFWWGDILRYYAVFGLVLLAFTRLSPRMLAALGVFVAVAMPVLLQPVLPGLLPTQISPAQSAAGALTAFGSDQWSTMLDGNLTRDMRMRIAVWWLPLFVFGRLLIGAAIGRAGVLQESIAHRRFWVRLLAASLAVSVVATVLLLLRDHGTTGMAAGWLRSDVGNVVTRLLRHLAPLAQGLFYMAAFVLLFQRAAWRHWLRKLAPTGRMALTNYLAQTLFGLGLFYGIGLGAGPRFGLVGVVACSVVIFGLQAAFSCWWLTRFRFGPAEWLWRSLVYGKPQSMRLPATT from the coding sequence ATGACACCCAACCCCACACGCCTGCCGCGCTATTCGACCGCCGGCGGCTCGTTGACCCGTTCCGGCGCCGAGCCCACCCGCGCACTCACATCGCCAGCAACCGGCGTTCGCCGCCTTGAGCTGCTCGATGCGCTGCGCGGCTTCGCGCTGTTCGGCGTGCTGATGGCCAACCTGCGCAGCTTCTCGCTCTTCGAATTTCTTACCCCCGCGGATCGGAGCGGCCTGCCCACCGCTGCATGGGACCGCGCCATCGAGATGGCCATGGAGCTGCTGGTCGATGCACGTTCGATCACGCTGTTCTCCCTGCTGTTCGGTGTCGGCTTCGCGATGCAGATGCGCCGGTCGACGGACACGGCGGATGGAACGCGTCGATACGTCCGGCGCATGCTGATCCTGCTGGCCATTGGCCTCGTGCATGCGTGGTTGTTCTGGTGGGGCGACATCCTGCGCTACTACGCGGTGTTCGGGCTGGTGCTGCTCGCATTCACAAGACTGTCACCGCGCATGCTGGCCGCGCTCGGCGTGTTCGTGGCTGTCGCAATGCCGGTGCTGCTGCAGCCGGTGCTGCCGGGCCTCCTGCCGACGCAGATCAGTCCTGCCCAATCGGCAGCGGGCGCGTTGACCGCCTTTGGCAGCGACCAGTGGTCCACGATGCTCGACGGCAACCTGACGCGCGACATGCGCATGCGCATCGCCGTGTGGTGGCTGCCGCTGTTCGTCTTCGGGCGGCTGCTGATCGGGGCGGCCATCGGCCGTGCGGGCGTGCTGCAGGAGTCGATCGCGCACCGGCGCTTCTGGGTGCGCCTGCTGGCCGCGAGCCTCGCAGTGAGTGTCGTCGCGACAGTGCTGCTGCTCCTGCGGGACCACGGCACCACGGGCATGGCGGCCGGATGGCTGCGAAGCGATGTGGGCAATGTCGTGACGCGCCTGCTGCGCCACCTGGCGCCGCTGGCGCAGGGCCTGTTCTACATGGCCGCCTTCGTGCTTCTGTTCCAGCGGGCCGCATGGCGGCACTGGCTGCGCAAGCTCGCGCCGACGGGACGCATGGCGCTGACCAACTACCTCGCGCAGACGCTGTTCGGCCTGGGCCTGTTCTATGGCATTGGCCTGGGCGCCGGGCCGCGCTTCGGACTCGTGGGCGTGGTGGCCTGCAGCGTCGTCATCTTCGGGTTGCAGGCCGCGTTCAGTTGCTGGTGGCTGACCCGTTTCAGGTTCGGACCGGCTGAATGGCTGTGGCGCAGCCTCGTCTACGGAAAGCCCCAATCCATGCGGCTGCCCGCCACGACCTGA
- a CDS encoding DUF4880 domain-containing protein: protein MTQEKDDPIWNTAWDWVQREHDRERFDDAARTEMTAWLLAEPSHRRAYDKAAQLWLLAGFVPPANDFGDGDESPDAAPQANN from the coding sequence ATGACTCAGGAAAAAGACGATCCCATCTGGAACACCGCATGGGATTGGGTGCAGCGCGAACACGATCGCGAGCGCTTCGACGATGCGGCACGCACCGAAATGACGGCCTGGCTCCTCGCCGAGCCTTCGCATCGCCGCGCCTACGACAAGGCCGCGCAGCTCTGGCTGCTCGCGGGCTTCGTGCCGCCGGCCAATGACTTCGGTGATGGCGACGAATCGCCCGACGCCGCGCCTCAGGCCAACAACTAA
- a CDS encoding plasmid replication/partition related protein, with the protein MNIVVNEELKAYIDPLTPEEHEALERSILTEGCRDALVLWGDVLVDGHNRYGICQKHDLPFQTVQNTRFKSIDDVHLWMIDQHLGRRSISDFLRGVLALRKKDIVDEQRARASSAEQPSSSDAPFDVDTPTGEASADAPAMPPQAPMNSREAIAKAARLSSSQVGMIEKIQKQAAPELVAAVKSGVISINTAAAVATLPAEEQVFAANAGKDELKQAAKRVRESKKKPREESPEAEADESQAKPDATQLLEQRVAELTAENEDLRRQVAELRAQLGQ; encoded by the coding sequence ATGAACATCGTCGTCAACGAAGAACTCAAAGCCTATATCGATCCACTGACTCCGGAGGAACACGAAGCACTCGAACGGAGCATCCTCACAGAAGGCTGCCGCGACGCACTGGTGCTGTGGGGCGACGTGCTGGTAGACGGCCACAACCGCTACGGCATCTGCCAGAAACACGACCTGCCCTTTCAGACGGTACAGAACACGCGCTTCAAGAGCATCGATGACGTGCACCTCTGGATGATCGACCAGCACCTGGGCCGGCGCAGCATCTCGGACTTCCTGCGCGGCGTTCTGGCGCTGAGAAAAAAGGACATCGTCGACGAGCAGCGCGCCCGCGCATCATCGGCCGAGCAACCCTCCTCTTCCGATGCGCCGTTCGATGTCGACACGCCAACAGGCGAAGCATCCGCCGACGCCCCGGCGATGCCCCCTCAGGCGCCCATGAACAGCCGTGAAGCCATCGCCAAGGCCGCGCGGCTGAGCAGCAGCCAAGTCGGCATGATCGAAAAGATTCAGAAGCAGGCGGCGCCTGAACTGGTGGCGGCCGTGAAGTCGGGCGTCATCTCCATCAACACCGCTGCAGCCGTCGCAACCCTGCCGGCCGAAGAACAAGTCTTCGCCGCGAACGCAGGCAAGGACGAACTCAAGCAGGCCGCCAAGCGCGTGCGTGAATCGAAGAAGAAGCCGCGCGAAGAGTCGCCCGAAGCGGAAGCGGACGAATCGCAGGCCAAGCCCGACGCCACCCAGTTGCTGGAGCAGCGCGTGGCCGAACTCACGGCCGAAAACGAAGACCTGCGCAGGCAAGTGGCCGAGCTGCGGGCACAACTCGGCCAGTAA
- a CDS encoding Bug family tripartite tricarboxylate transporter substrate binding protein encodes MNARRVCRFLGLLVALFAGLVPVLSGAQGTSSAWPTRPIRLVVPFVAGGGADVAARLIAAKLQTQLGQQVVVDNKPGGNTLIGAQEVMKAQPDGYTLLWSIDQTFVLNPSLYNRLPYDPRKDFTPVALAITSPTAVIARAHPGSVGDVHELVKRAKADPGKINIGAAAILSQMALEEFNRSAGIETTRVPYKGSAEVAQATIAGDIDAAFDGMAPYVQFVKAGRAKILAVTSARRFSGLPDVPTLDELGYKGVDFSVWFGVVGPAGLPPEIAKRVGEGVDRAIREPDVVEKLLVFGFEPAGQTSAVALKARIDSDLTRYGPVIRRLGFKLD; translated from the coding sequence ATGAATGCTCGACGTGTCTGTCGGTTTCTGGGGCTGCTGGTGGCCTTGTTCGCAGGGCTCGTTCCGGTGCTTTCCGGTGCGCAGGGCACCTCTTCGGCATGGCCCACGCGGCCGATCCGCCTGGTGGTGCCCTTCGTGGCGGGCGGCGGTGCCGACGTGGCGGCGCGGCTGATTGCCGCCAAGCTGCAGACGCAACTGGGCCAGCAGGTGGTGGTCGACAACAAGCCGGGCGGCAACACGCTGATCGGCGCGCAAGAAGTCATGAAGGCACAGCCCGACGGCTACACGCTGCTGTGGTCCATCGACCAGACCTTCGTGCTCAACCCCTCGCTCTACAACCGGCTGCCGTACGACCCGAGGAAAGACTTCACGCCGGTGGCACTGGCGATCACTTCACCCACGGCCGTCATTGCGCGCGCCCATCCGGGCAGCGTGGGCGATGTGCATGAACTGGTGAAGCGCGCCAAGGCCGACCCCGGGAAGATCAACATCGGCGCGGCTGCGATCCTGTCGCAGATGGCGCTGGAGGAGTTCAACCGCAGTGCCGGCATCGAGACCACGCGCGTGCCCTACAAGGGCAGCGCCGAGGTGGCGCAGGCCACCATCGCGGGCGACATCGACGCCGCCTTCGACGGCATGGCGCCCTATGTGCAGTTCGTGAAGGCAGGGCGCGCGAAGATTCTTGCCGTGACTTCGGCCCGTCGCTTCTCGGGCCTGCCCGATGTGCCCACGCTCGACGAACTGGGCTACAAGGGCGTCGATTTCTCGGTGTGGTTCGGCGTCGTCGGGCCGGCGGGTCTGCCGCCGGAGATAGCCAAGCGCGTGGGCGAAGGCGTCGACCGGGCCATTCGCGAGCCCGATGTGGTCGAAAAACTTCTGGTCTTCGGTTTCGAGCCGGCCGGGCAGACCAGCGCAGTCGCACTCAAGGCTCGCATCGACAGCGACCTGACCCGCTACGGCCCGGTGATCCGCAGGCTCGGTTTCAAGCTCGACTGA